From Streptomyces sp. NBC_00775, one genomic window encodes:
- a CDS encoding biotin--[acetyl-CoA-carboxylase] ligase, whose amino-acid sequence MTPRDASDANDNRWSDLDRPPLNAASLRRALVREDGLWRDVDVVQRTGSTNSDLVALATEQKADEGVVFVAEEQNAGRGRLDRQWTAPARSGLFFSVLLKPTQVPVERWGWLPLLTGVAVATGLSRAAGVDTALKWPNDLLVTVGGEERKAGGILAERAGEDAVVVGIGINVTLREDELPVPGAGSLALAGAATTDRDTVLRAVLRSLEQWYERWRAAGGDPAASGLQDTYAAGCATLGRTVRAELPGGGSLTGEAVAVDGSGRLVIATEEGVQQPVGAGDVIHLRSA is encoded by the coding sequence ATGACGCCGCGAGATGCTTCAGACGCGAACGACAACCGGTGGTCCGACCTGGACCGTCCGCCGCTCAACGCGGCCTCCTTGCGCAGAGCGCTGGTCCGCGAGGACGGGCTCTGGCGCGATGTCGACGTGGTGCAGCGCACCGGGTCCACCAACTCCGACCTGGTCGCCCTGGCCACGGAGCAGAAGGCCGACGAAGGGGTCGTCTTCGTCGCCGAGGAACAGAACGCCGGGCGCGGCCGCCTGGACCGCCAGTGGACGGCGCCCGCCCGCTCCGGCCTCTTCTTCTCCGTCCTGCTCAAGCCCACCCAGGTCCCCGTCGAGCGCTGGGGCTGGCTGCCGCTCCTCACCGGCGTGGCCGTCGCGACGGGGCTCTCGCGGGCCGCCGGCGTCGATACGGCACTCAAGTGGCCCAATGACCTGCTGGTGACCGTGGGCGGGGAGGAACGGAAGGCCGGCGGCATCCTCGCGGAGCGGGCGGGCGAGGACGCGGTGGTGGTCGGCATCGGCATCAACGTCACGCTCCGCGAGGACGAGCTCCCTGTGCCCGGGGCGGGGTCGCTGGCGCTCGCGGGGGCGGCGACCACTGACCGTGACACCGTGCTGCGTGCCGTGCTCCGCTCCTTGGAGCAGTGGTACGAGCGCTGGCGCGCCGCCGGGGGCGATCCCGCCGCGTCCGGCCTCCAGGACACCTACGCCGCCGGCTGCGCGACGCTCGGCCGCACGGTCCGGGCCGAGCTGCCCGGCGGGGGGTCCCTCACGGGGGAGGCGGTGGCCGTGGACGGTTCCGGGCGCCTGGTCATCGCCACGGAGGAGGGGGTACAGCAGCCGGTGGGCGCGGGAGATGTGATCCACCTCCGCTCGGCGTAA
- a CDS encoding acyl-CoA carboxylase subunit beta, with translation MSEPEQLQHPDIHTTAGKLADLQRRIQEATHAGSERAVEKQHAKGKLTARERIELLMDEGSFVEFDEFAQHRSTDFGLENNRPYGDGVVTGYGTVDGRPVAVFSQDFTVFGGALGEVFGQKIMKVMDFALKTGCPVIGINDSGGARIQEGVSALGMYGEIFRRNTHASGVIPQISLVVGPCAGGAVYSPAITDFTVMVDQTSHMFITGPDVIKTVTGEDVGFEELGGARTHNSVSGVAHHMAGDEKDAIEYVKQLLSYLPSNNLSEPPVFPEEADLTLTDEDRELDTIVPDSANQPYDMHAVIEHILDDAEFFETQALFAPNILTGFGRVEGHPVGIVANQPMQFAGCLDIDASEKAARFVRTCDAFNVPVITFVDVPGFLPGVDQEHTGIIRRGAKLIYAYAEATVPLITVITRKAFGGAYDVMGSKHLGADLNLAWPTAQIAVMGAQGAVNILHRRTIAAAEDQEATRARLIQEYEDTLLNPYTAAERGYIDGVIMPSQTRSHVVRGLRQLRTKRESLPPKKHGNIPL, from the coding sequence ATGTCCGAGCCGGAACAGCTGCAACACCCCGACATCCACACCACCGCGGGCAAGCTCGCGGACTTGCAGCGCCGCATTCAAGAAGCGACGCACGCCGGCTCGGAGCGCGCCGTCGAAAAGCAGCACGCCAAGGGCAAGTTGACGGCCCGTGAGCGCATCGAGCTGCTGATGGACGAAGGGTCCTTCGTCGAGTTCGACGAGTTCGCACAGCACCGGTCGACCGACTTCGGGCTGGAGAACAACCGCCCGTACGGCGACGGTGTCGTCACCGGCTACGGCACGGTCGACGGCCGCCCCGTCGCCGTGTTCTCGCAGGACTTCACCGTCTTCGGCGGCGCCCTCGGCGAGGTCTTCGGCCAGAAGATCATGAAGGTGATGGACTTCGCGCTGAAGACCGGCTGTCCGGTCATCGGTATCAACGACTCCGGTGGCGCCCGTATCCAGGAGGGTGTCAGCGCCCTCGGGATGTACGGGGAGATCTTCCGCCGGAACACCCATGCGTCCGGCGTGATTCCGCAGATCTCGCTCGTCGTCGGGCCCTGCGCGGGCGGCGCCGTGTACTCCCCCGCGATCACCGACTTCACGGTCATGGTCGACCAGACCTCGCACATGTTCATCACCGGCCCGGACGTCATCAAGACGGTCACCGGCGAGGACGTCGGCTTCGAGGAGCTGGGCGGGGCCAGGACCCACAACTCCGTCTCCGGCGTGGCGCATCACATGGCCGGGGACGAGAAGGACGCCATCGAGTACGTCAAGCAGTTGCTGTCGTACCTGCCGTCCAACAACCTCAGCGAGCCCCCGGTGTTCCCGGAGGAGGCGGACCTCACCCTCACCGACGAGGACCGCGAGCTGGACACGATCGTGCCGGACAGCGCGAACCAGCCGTACGACATGCACGCGGTGATCGAACACATCCTGGACGACGCCGAGTTCTTCGAGACGCAGGCACTGTTCGCGCCGAACATCCTCACGGGATTCGGGCGGGTCGAGGGGCACCCCGTCGGCATCGTCGCCAACCAGCCGATGCAGTTCGCCGGCTGCCTCGACATCGACGCCTCCGAGAAGGCGGCCCGCTTCGTGCGGACCTGCGACGCCTTCAACGTTCCCGTCATCACCTTCGTGGACGTGCCCGGCTTCCTCCCGGGCGTCGACCAGGAGCACACCGGCATCATCCGCCGCGGCGCCAAGCTGATCTACGCCTACGCCGAGGCCACCGTCCCCCTCATCACCGTCATCACCCGCAAGGCGTTCGGCGGCGCGTACGACGTCATGGGCTCCAAGCACCTCGGCGCCGACCTCAACCTGGCCTGGCCGACGGCGCAGATCGCGGTGATGGGCGCGCAGGGCGCGGTGAACATCCTGCACCGCCGCACCATCGCGGCCGCCGAGGACCAGGAGGCGACCCGGGCCCGGCTGATCCAGGAGTACGAGGACACGCTGCTGAACCCCTACACGGCGGCCGAGCGCGGCTACATCGACGGCGTGATCATGCCGTCCCAGACCCGCTCCCACGTCGTCCGGGGTCTGCGTCAACTGCGTACGAAGCGGGAATCACTGCCTCCGAAGAAGCACGGCAACATCCCGCTGTAG
- a CDS encoding acyl-CoA carboxylase epsilon subunit → MTIKVVRGNPTPEELAAALAVVRARAATAVSTPSGAPQEPDAWADPARVAMSRVPAPGPKAWSRTYWPG, encoded by the coding sequence ATGACGATCAAGGTCGTACGGGGCAATCCGACCCCGGAGGAGCTGGCCGCCGCACTGGCGGTGGTCAGGGCGCGCGCCGCGACGGCGGTCTCCACCCCGTCCGGCGCGCCGCAGGAGCCGGACGCCTGGGCGGACCCGGCCCGGGTGGCCATGAGCCGCGTACCGGCCCCGGGCCCGAAGGCCTGGAGCCGCACGTACTGGCCCGGCTAG
- a CDS encoding SGNH/GDSL hydrolase family protein, producing MFTTAWTASPQLPSEGFTPNWSRESFWRQSLRQVVRLTAGGPRLRVRLSHTYGTSPLRIAGATVARTGEGAAVEAGSVRRLTFEGAAHAEIPARGLVVSDPVELALESLESVTVTLHFDTATGPATFHAQAFATSYRGEGNRLDDIDGQGFGETTESWYVLTAVEVDTGGRTDAVALFGDSLTDGFGSTPGANRRWSDALAERTGRPVLNTGIGGNLLLNDSAWYGEKGVHRLGRDVLDHPGVDTLVVLQGLNDIGFSETDEQPTYKPAPVLETDELIDGYRELIRQARARGLRVIGSTLLPFGGSDHWGEHAAKVSHEVNEWIRGSGEWDAVVDLNRVLADPGDPDRLHPAYDFGDHLHPNDVGYTVMAEVLAELL from the coding sequence GTGTTCACCACCGCCTGGACCGCATCGCCCCAGCTCCCCAGTGAAGGCTTCACCCCCAACTGGTCGCGCGAGAGCTTCTGGCGCCAGTCGCTGCGCCAGGTCGTCCGCCTCACCGCGGGCGGCCCCCGGCTCCGCGTCCGGCTCTCCCACACCTACGGCACCTCGCCGCTGCGGATCGCGGGCGCCACCGTGGCCCGTACGGGAGAGGGGGCCGCCGTCGAGGCGGGCTCGGTGCGGCGGCTCACCTTCGAGGGGGCCGCCCATGCCGAGATCCCGGCGCGCGGGCTCGTCGTCAGCGACCCGGTCGAACTCGCCCTGGAATCCCTGGAGTCGGTGACCGTCACCCTCCACTTCGATACCGCCACCGGGCCCGCGACCTTCCACGCGCAGGCCTTCGCGACCAGCTACCGGGGGGAGGGGAACCGCCTCGACGACATCGACGGCCAGGGCTTCGGCGAGACCACCGAGTCCTGGTACGTCCTGACGGCCGTCGAGGTCGACACGGGCGGCCGTACGGACGCCGTGGCGCTCTTCGGGGACTCCCTCACCGACGGCTTCGGCTCGACCCCGGGCGCGAACCGCCGCTGGTCCGACGCGCTCGCCGAACGCACCGGGCGGCCCGTGCTCAATACGGGCATCGGCGGGAATCTGCTGCTCAACGACTCGGCCTGGTACGGCGAGAAGGGCGTCCACCGCCTCGGGCGCGACGTCCTCGACCACCCCGGCGTGGACACGCTCGTGGTGCTCCAGGGCCTCAACGACATCGGCTTCAGCGAGACGGACGAACAGCCGACGTACAAGCCCGCGCCGGTGCTGGAGACCGATGAACTCATCGACGGCTACCGGGAGTTGATACGGCAGGCGCGCGCGAGGGGGCTACGCGTGATCGGGTCCACCCTGCTGCCCTTCGGCGGCTCCGACCACTGGGGCGAGCACGCGGCGAAGGTGAGCCACGAGGTGAACGAGTGGATCCGCGGCTCGGGGGAATGGGACGCCGTGGTGGACCTCAACCGCGTGCTGGCCGATCCGGGAGACCCGGACCGGCTGCACCCGGCGTACGACTTCGGCGATCACCTGCACCCGAATGACGTGGGGTACACGGTGATGGCCGAAGTCCTGGCGGAACTGCTCTAG
- the mmpB gene encoding morphogenic membrane protein MmpB — protein MLWSDPENEPPKELRDMQDMLRRLGVLMALAMVLAMIVLGIM, from the coding sequence ATGCTGTGGTCCGACCCGGAGAACGAGCCCCCCAAGGAACTCCGCGACATGCAGGACATGTTGCGGCGCCTGGGCGTTCTCATGGCGCTGGCCATGGTGCTCGCGATGATCGTGCTCGGCATCATGTGA
- a CDS encoding Maf family protein, which translates to MTDQPRRRLVLASQSPARLNLLRQAGLAPEVIVSGVDEDAVTAPTPAELALALAEAKASVVAAKPEVQGALVIGCDSVLDLDGEALGKPADAEEATARWKSMRGRAGTLQTGHCVYDTAAKRYVAAVASTVVRFGDPTDAEIAAYVASGEPLYVAGAFTLDGRSAPFIEGIDGDHGNVIGISLPLVRRLLAELGVGITDLWTPPEK; encoded by the coding sequence ATGACCGATCAGCCGCGCCGCCGTCTCGTGCTCGCCTCGCAGTCCCCCGCCCGGCTCAACCTGCTGCGGCAGGCCGGACTCGCCCCCGAGGTGATCGTGAGCGGGGTCGACGAGGACGCCGTGACCGCGCCCACCCCCGCCGAACTCGCGCTCGCGCTGGCCGAGGCGAAGGCCTCCGTCGTGGCGGCGAAGCCCGAGGTCCAGGGCGCGCTGGTGATCGGCTGCGACTCGGTCCTCGACCTGGACGGCGAGGCGCTCGGCAAGCCCGCCGACGCGGAGGAGGCCACCGCCCGCTGGAAGTCGATGCGCGGCCGGGCGGGCACGCTCCAGACGGGGCACTGCGTCTACGACACGGCGGCCAAGCGCTATGTCGCCGCGGTCGCCTCCACGGTGGTCCGCTTCGGCGACCCGACCGACGCCGAGATCGCCGCGTACGTCGCCTCGGGCGAACCCCTCTACGTGGCGGGCGCGTTCACCCTCGACGGCCGCTCGGCCCCGTTCATCGAGGGCATCGACGGCGACCACGGCAACGTCATCGGTATCTCGCTGCCGCTGGTGCGCCGTCTGCTGGCCGAACTGGGCGTCGGCATCACGGACTTGTGGACGCCGCCGGAGAAGTGA
- a CDS encoding acetyl/propionyl/methylcrotonyl-CoA carboxylase subunit alpha, translated as MRKVLIANRGEIAVRVARACRDAGIASVAVYAEPDRDALHVRAADEAFALGGDTPATSYLDIAKVLQAAKDAGADAIHPGYGFLSENAEFAQAVLDANLIWIGPPPQAIRDLGDKVAARHIAQRAGAPLVAGTPDPVSGAEEVVAFAEQHGLPIAIKAAFGGGGRGLKVARTLEEVPELYESAVREAVAAFGRGECFVERYLDKPRHVETQCLADSHGNVVVVSTRDCSLQRRHQKLVEEAPAPFLSDAQVAELYASSKAILKEAGYVGAGTVEFLVGMDGTISFLEVNTRLQVEHPVTEEVAGIDLVREMFRIADGEPLGYGDPELRGHSIEFRINGEDPGRGFLPAPGTVTAFAAPTGPGVRLDAGVESGSVIGPAWDSLLAKLIVTGATREQALQRAARALAEFQVEGMATAIPFHRAVVTDPAFAPELGGSDAPFTVHTRWIETEFVNEIPAFTTSTDTEAEEEPGRETVVVEVGGKRLEVSLPVSLGMSLARTGLAAGAKPKRRAAKKSGPVASGDTLASPMQGTIVKVAVEEGQEVNEGDLIVVLEAMKMEQPLNAHRSGTIKGLSAEVGASVTSGAAICEIKD; from the coding sequence GTGCGCAAGGTGCTCATCGCCAACCGTGGCGAAATCGCTGTCCGCGTGGCCCGGGCGTGCCGGGATGCCGGGATCGCGAGCGTTGCCGTGTATGCGGAACCGGACCGGGACGCTCTGCATGTCCGTGCGGCGGACGAGGCGTTCGCGTTGGGCGGTGACACCCCGGCCACCAGTTACCTGGACATCGCCAAGGTGCTGCAGGCCGCCAAGGATGCGGGGGCGGATGCCATCCACCCCGGTTACGGCTTCCTGTCCGAGAACGCCGAGTTCGCCCAGGCCGTTCTCGACGCCAACCTGATCTGGATTGGCCCGCCCCCGCAGGCCATCCGTGACCTCGGGGACAAGGTCGCCGCCCGGCACATCGCCCAGCGCGCCGGCGCCCCCCTGGTCGCGGGCACCCCCGACCCGGTCTCCGGCGCGGAGGAGGTCGTGGCGTTCGCCGAGCAGCACGGCCTGCCGATCGCGATCAAGGCCGCGTTCGGCGGTGGCGGGCGCGGTCTGAAGGTCGCCCGCACCCTGGAGGAGGTCCCCGAGCTGTACGAGTCCGCGGTGCGCGAGGCGGTCGCCGCGTTCGGGCGGGGCGAGTGCTTCGTCGAGCGTTACCTCGACAAGCCCCGCCACGTGGAGACGCAGTGCCTGGCCGACTCCCACGGCAACGTCGTCGTCGTCTCCACCCGTGACTGCTCGCTGCAGCGCCGCCACCAGAAGCTGGTCGAGGAGGCGCCCGCGCCGTTCCTCTCCGACGCGCAGGTCGCCGAGCTGTACGCCTCCTCCAAGGCCATCCTGAAGGAGGCCGGCTACGTCGGCGCCGGCACCGTGGAGTTCCTCGTCGGCATGGACGGCACGATCTCCTTCCTGGAGGTCAACACCCGCCTGCAGGTCGAGCACCCCGTCACCGAGGAAGTCGCCGGGATCGACCTGGTCCGCGAAATGTTCCGCATCGCCGACGGCGAGCCTCTCGGCTACGGCGACCCCGAACTGCGCGGCCACTCCATCGAGTTCCGCATCAACGGCGAAGACCCCGGCCGCGGCTTCCTGCCCGCCCCGGGCACCGTCACCGCCTTCGCCGCGCCGACCGGCCCGGGTGTGCGGCTGGACGCGGGCGTGGAGTCCGGCAGCGTGATCGGCCCGGCCTGGGACTCCCTGCTCGCCAAGCTGATCGTCACCGGCGCCACCCGCGAACAGGCCCTCCAGCGCGCCGCCCGCGCCCTCGCCGAATTCCAGGTGGAGGGCATGGCCACCGCCATCCCCTTCCACCGCGCGGTCGTCACCGACCCGGCCTTCGCCCCCGAACTGGGCGGCTCGGACGCGCCGTTCACGGTCCACACCCGCTGGATCGAGACCGAGTTCGTCAACGAGATCCCCGCCTTCACGACCTCCACCGACACCGAGGCCGAGGAGGAGCCGGGCCGCGAGACCGTGGTCGTCGAGGTCGGCGGCAAGCGCCTGGAGGTCTCCCTGCCGGTCTCGCTGGGCATGTCGCTGGCCCGCACCGGACTTGCCGCCGGCGCCAAGCCCAAGCGCCGCGCCGCCAAGAAGTCCGGCCCCGTCGCCTCCGGTGACACCCTCGCCTCCCCGATGCAGGGCACCATCGTCAAGGTCGCCGTCGAGGAAGGCCAGGAAGTCAACGAAGGCGACCTGATCGTCGTCCTGGAAGCCATGAAGATGGAACAGCCCCTCAACGCCCACCGCTCCGGCACCATCAAGGGCCTGAGCGCGGAGGTCGGCGCGTCCGTCACCTCCGGCGCCGCCATCTGCGAAATCAAGGACTGA
- a CDS encoding helix-turn-helix transcriptional regulator, with the protein MEISGADGRRVLRLVREAEEAGSVEELRERALLALMELIPCDAGQWYRLSADSLTTGLAALSHPEGSFHEDPMVIYNHPLDHPLTEVMLQTPTPEAWKVSDVAGDRQWQRTHCFNLDFRPFGMRRHLVASGGSDTTIVKGYALVRSGSDFNERERDLLGFAQLQLAAAERHLAERKRLIALSAVALELVGSQGRGVAALDEHGHPYALNAAAAALLPLVREDPRVAGTVPFAVRHVEVRPLSPTAPGLPTLLLLRDLAQGRAAARLFGVTEQEHRTLVHLDSGRTATEAANRMGLSAATVRGYIASLHRKLEAGHTAALLRRGRDLGLLDD; encoded by the coding sequence ATGGAGATCAGCGGTGCGGACGGGCGCCGCGTGCTGCGGCTCGTCCGGGAGGCCGAAGAGGCCGGATCCGTCGAGGAGTTGCGGGAGCGCGCGCTGCTGGCGCTGATGGAACTGATCCCCTGCGACGCGGGCCAGTGGTACCGGCTCTCGGCTGACTCCCTGACCACGGGCCTCGCCGCCCTCTCCCATCCCGAGGGTTCCTTCCACGAGGACCCGATGGTGATCTACAACCATCCCCTGGACCACCCGCTGACCGAGGTCATGCTCCAGACACCGACCCCCGAGGCCTGGAAGGTCAGCGACGTGGCCGGGGACCGGCAGTGGCAGCGCACCCACTGCTTCAACCTGGACTTCCGGCCCTTCGGGATGCGCCGGCACCTCGTCGCCTCGGGCGGCTCGGACACGACGATCGTCAAGGGGTACGCCCTCGTCCGCAGCGGCAGCGACTTCAACGAAAGGGAACGCGACCTCCTCGGCTTCGCGCAGCTCCAGCTCGCGGCGGCGGAACGCCACCTGGCCGAGCGCAAGCGCCTGATCGCCCTCTCCGCCGTAGCCCTGGAACTGGTCGGCAGCCAGGGCCGCGGCGTCGCCGCCCTCGACGAGCACGGACACCCGTACGCCCTCAACGCGGCCGCCGCCGCCCTGCTGCCCCTCGTACGCGAGGACCCCCGCGTCGCCGGGACCGTGCCCTTCGCCGTACGCCATGTCGAGGTACGGCCCCTCTCCCCGACCGCGCCCGGGCTCCCCACACTCCTGCTGCTCCGCGACCTCGCCCAAGGGCGCGCCGCCGCCCGGCTGTTCGGCGTGACCGAGCAGGAGCACCGGACCCTGGTGCACCTCGACAGCGGCCGTACGGCCACGGAGGCGGCGAACAGGATGGGGCTCTCGGCGGCGACCGTACGCGGCTATATCGCCTCCCTGCACCGGAAACTGGAGGCCGGGCACACGGCGGCGCTGCTGCGGCGCGGCAGGGACCTGGGGCTGCTCGACGACTGA
- a CDS encoding DeoR/GlpR family DNA-binding transcription regulator: MFAAERRQLILEMVRANGAVSLRELARVVQTSEVTVRRDVRALEAEGLLDRRHGGAVLPGGFTRESGFPQKSHLATAEKTAIADLAAGLVEEGEAIVVGAGTTTQELARRLARVPGLTVVTNSLLVAQALAHANRVEVVMTGGTLRGSNYALVGSGAEQSLQGLRVSRAFLSGSGLTAERGLSTSNMLSASVDRALVQAAAEVVVLADHTKLGTDTMFQTVPTDLITRLVTDEPPPHDDRAVTELQALADQGVQIAVAGSSASGGAGGDPVPAGRQPRRDVPLPGPRRGQVVPGAGPQLRSATVLGEQPQGERARVADLRRR; this comes from the coding sequence GTGTTCGCTGCAGAACGTCGCCAATTGATCCTCGAAATGGTGCGAGCGAATGGAGCCGTGTCGCTCCGTGAGCTCGCCCGCGTCGTCCAGACCTCCGAAGTGACCGTACGGCGGGACGTGCGCGCACTGGAGGCAGAAGGACTCCTCGACCGCCGGCATGGCGGTGCGGTATTGCCGGGCGGGTTTACGCGGGAGTCCGGCTTTCCGCAGAAATCGCATCTCGCGACCGCCGAGAAGACGGCCATCGCCGATCTCGCCGCGGGTCTCGTCGAAGAGGGCGAGGCCATTGTGGTGGGGGCGGGCACCACCACGCAGGAGCTGGCTCGCCGGCTCGCGCGGGTGCCCGGGCTGACCGTCGTCACCAACTCCCTTCTGGTGGCACAGGCGCTGGCCCATGCCAACCGCGTCGAGGTCGTGATGACCGGCGGCACCCTGCGCGGTTCCAACTACGCCCTGGTCGGCTCCGGCGCCGAGCAGTCCCTCCAGGGGCTGCGCGTCTCCCGGGCCTTCCTGTCGGGCAGTGGGCTCACCGCCGAGCGCGGGCTCTCCACGTCCAACATGCTGTCGGCCTCGGTCGACCGCGCGTTGGTGCAGGCCGCCGCGGAGGTCGTCGTCCTCGCCGACCACACCAAGCTCGGCACGGACACCATGTTCCAGACGGTGCCGACCGACTTGATCACCCGCCTGGTCACGGACGAGCCACCCCCGCACGACGACCGCGCGGTCACCGAACTGCAGGCCCTGGCGGACCAGGGCGTACAGATCGCGGTGGCCGGGTCATCCGCATCCGGCGGCGCGGGAGGCGATCCCGTCCCGGCGGGGCGCCAGCCACGCCGGGACGTACCGCTCCCCGGGCCGCGCCGCGGCCAGGTGGTACCGGGCGCGGGGCCCCAGCTGCGCAGCGCGACGGTCCTGGGCGAACAGCCCCAGGGCGAGCGCGCACGGGTGGCGGATCTTCGCCGCCGCTGA
- a CDS encoding gamma-glutamylcyclotransferase, producing the protein MSLYAAYAGNLDPRLMTRRAPHSPLRATGWLNGWRLTFGGEHMGWEGALATIVEAPRSQVFVTLYDIAPLDEDSMDRWEGVGLDIYRRMRVRVHTLEGEEPAWVYVLNGYEGGLPSARYLGEIADAAESAGAPHDYVMELRKRPC; encoded by the coding sequence ATGTCGCTCTACGCCGCGTACGCCGGCAATCTCGACCCGCGGCTCATGACACGCCGCGCTCCCCACTCGCCGCTGCGCGCCACCGGCTGGCTGAACGGCTGGCGGCTGACCTTCGGGGGCGAGCACATGGGCTGGGAGGGCGCGCTCGCGACGATCGTCGAGGCACCGCGCTCCCAGGTCTTCGTGACGCTGTACGACATCGCGCCCCTGGACGAGGACTCCATGGACCGCTGGGAGGGCGTGGGCCTCGACATCTACCGCCGGATGCGCGTCCGCGTGCACACGCTGGAGGGGGAGGAGCCGGCGTGGGTGTACGTACTCAATGGGTACGAGGGGGGACTGCCCTCCGCGCGGTACCTCGGTGAGATCGCGGACGCGGCGGAGTCGGCGGGCGCGCCGCACGACTATGTGATGGAGCTGCGCAAGCGCCCCTGCTGA
- a CDS encoding purine-nucleoside phosphorylase, with protein sequence MNASLLPDDIQGDPYAAADAAASRLRELTGAETHDVALVMGSGWAPAVDALGSPDAEFQVTELPGFPPPAVEGHGGKVRSYKIGDKRALVFLGRTHYYEGRGVAAVAHGVRTAVAAGCKTIVLTNGCGGLREGMRPGQPVLISDHINLTATSPIVGANFVDLTDLYSPRLRALCKEIDGTLEEGVYAQFPGPHYETPAEIRMARVIGADLVGMSTTLEAIAAREAGAEVLGISLVTNLAAGMTGEPLNHEEVLQAGRDSAARMGELLTKVLDRL encoded by the coding sequence GTGAACGCATCTCTTCTTCCGGACGACATCCAGGGCGACCCCTACGCCGCCGCCGACGCCGCCGCCTCGCGCCTGCGCGAGCTCACGGGCGCCGAGACCCACGACGTCGCCCTCGTGATGGGCTCCGGCTGGGCGCCGGCCGTGGACGCGCTCGGCTCCCCCGACGCCGAGTTCCAGGTCACCGAGCTGCCCGGGTTCCCCCCGCCGGCGGTGGAGGGCCACGGCGGCAAGGTCCGCTCGTACAAGATCGGCGACAAGCGGGCCCTGGTCTTCCTGGGCCGCACCCACTACTACGAGGGCCGCGGGGTCGCCGCCGTCGCGCACGGCGTGCGTACCGCCGTCGCCGCGGGCTGCAAGACCATCGTGCTGACCAACGGCTGCGGCGGTCTGCGCGAGGGCATGCGCCCCGGGCAGCCGGTGCTGATCAGCGACCACATCAACCTGACGGCCACGTCGCCGATCGTCGGCGCGAACTTCGTGGACCTGACGGACCTCTACTCCCCTCGCCTGCGCGCCCTGTGCAAGGAGATCGACGGGACGCTGGAGGAGGGCGTGTACGCGCAGTTCCCCGGCCCGCACTACGAGACGCCGGCCGAGATCCGGATGGCGCGGGTCATCGGGGCGGACCTCGTCGGGATGTCGACCACCCTTGAGGCCATCGCCGCGCGTGAGGCCGGTGCCGAGGTCCTGGGCATCTCCCTCGTCACCAACCTCGCCGCCGGCATGACGGGCGAGCCCCTCAACCACGAGGAGGTCCTCCAGGCCGGCCGCGACTCCGCCGCCCGCATGGGCGAACTCCTGACCAAGGTCCTGGACCGCCTGTAG